The genomic stretch AACGCGAGACGATCCCGCCCCACACCAGCGAGGCCCGCACCTCTGGCATGTTCGGCGTGGCATGCAAGGCGTTCACGATCTCCGAGACCACTTCCGCACCCGTTTCTAGATCGTCGGCAATGTAAAGCACGGCGTCGCCTACCATCTTCACCACCCGCGCACCCAGCGATGAGATGACATCCCGGCACGTGAACTCAAACGTCTGAATAAAATCCACCAGCTGATGCGGGGACAACTGCCCGGAACGATCGGTAAACGCCACGAGATCAACGAAACCGAGGGCGCGCATAAGAGGCATCCCTTCCGAATCCACCCGCATATCATCAAGCTCAACCTCGGTACGCCGCAAGAACGCCGCCAGATGCCGCCGCCACGCGTACTTCATCTGATAGACGAGGAACTCTTCATACTCGTCAATATGGTCGAGCACCCAGTACCGCGCAGAAATCTCATCAAGCCCATAGCGCGACTCAGCCTCTTCCACGAGTGCCTCGTACTGCCACAGCACAAGCCTGTCCGCTAAATGCGACTGGGCTCGGATGAGCGAGTTTTGCGTATCCTCATCGGTGCGGCCGCGATCTACCATGTCCTGGTGGGCGCGCATAACGTCCACGTCGTATTCGGTGAACAGCCGGGTGAGCGGATCTTGAATGTAGGGAAAACCCATTGCACGCCAAAAGCGGCGTGCAGAATCGGTGTCCATATTCGCCAGGTCGGCAGCCTCGCGCAGGTTATATTTGGCAGGCCCGTCCAACAGTCGACGAACATGCTTTTCGACTGTTGTTGGAACGTCCTCAGGGCCACCCTGCCCTGCTGTGCGCTGGCTCACACACCAACCCTAACAATATAAACAGATTTTTCCAATAGAAAGCGCACTTCCCGCACAAGCACGCTCCGCGCTGACCTCGCACTTCGCTAACGCGGCAGCCTGCGTTCGCACGAGGTGTGCAAAAAAGTCTACTCTACTCCTATGAGCAGTATCGATACCGGCCGCCCGGCCCGCCCCGACACCCCGATAGACGAGTGCGCAAACCGTTACGTCGCCAACCTTCTTGCCTGCACGCCAGAGCTCGTGACGAGCCTTGGCCGCGGCACGGCTGACGAGCGGGACTACACCGACTATTCACCCGACGGCGAAGCCGCAATGGCTGACCTTAACCGTTCCACGTTGCGGGAAATCACGGCGCTCGCCCCGCATGACGACGTCGACGCCGTCACCAAGGCCGCGCTCATCGACGATCTGGAGCGATCCGTGGAGTTTTACGATCGCGGCGAATACGGAGACATCAACGTGATTGCAACCCCGCTGCAGTCCGTGCACGAGATTTTTGACAACATGGCCCAAGACACCGCGGAGGATTGGGAGATCATCCTCAGCCGTCTGCGCAATGTGGATAAGGCGCTGAGCGGGTGGAGTCAGAGCCTTACCGCGCGTGCCGACGCCGGCCCTCCGCTTGCGACCAAGCAGATCGAGTTGGCAATCGATCAGGCCGAGTCCATCGCCGGCGCGGATTCTCCCCTAGCAAGCCTTGCTCTGCACGGAGCCGGCATGTTCGCCGACCTGGGAGACGACCTGGTCGAGGCCGCGGACCAAGCGCGCGGGGCCTATTCGACGCTGGCCGACTTCCTGCGCACCAACGTCTTGCCCGTGGGCGTGGGCAACGAAGCTTTCGGCCGCGAGCGATACGAGCTGCGCATCCGCTCCTCCACGGGCGCCACACTGGACCTGGACGAGACCTACGAGTGGGGCGTACACGAATTAGCGCGGATCGTGGCTGAACAGGAATCGATCGCGCGCGAATTGTACGGGCCGGGCGTGTCGGTGACTGAGGCGATGGAACGGCTGAACGCCGATCCGGCCTACCAGATACACGGCTCGGATAACTTGCAAGCCTGGATGCAGGAGGTGTCCGATCAGGCGCTTAGCGACCTGCATGGCACACATTTCGATATTCCCGATCCGCTGCGCGCCTTGGAGTGCATGATCGCTCCGTCGGGTACGGGCGCGATCTATTACACGGGCCCAACGGACGACTTTTCGCGTGGCGGGCGCATGTGGTGGTCCGTCCCCGACGGCACGGACGTGTTCC from Trueperella bialowiezensis encodes the following:
- a CDS encoding adenylate/guanylate cyclase domain-containing protein, with product MSQRTAGQGGPEDVPTTVEKHVRRLLDGPAKYNLREAADLANMDTDSARRFWRAMGFPYIQDPLTRLFTEYDVDVMRAHQDMVDRGRTDEDTQNSLIRAQSHLADRLVLWQYEALVEEAESRYGLDEISARYWVLDHIDEYEEFLVYQMKYAWRRHLAAFLRRTEVELDDMRVDSEGMPLMRALGFVDLVAFTDRSGQLSPHQLVDFIQTFEFTCRDVISSLGARVVKMVGDAVLYIADDLETGAEVVSEIVNALHATPNMPEVRASLVWGGIVSRFGDVFGPNVNLASRLTAIAPEGEIVVDRATAEALQELNRDKYQLVENVGSELQGIGYIESAILRVIPDADLPATAAQEFRQLR
- a CDS encoding DUF885 domain-containing protein — protein: MSSIDTGRPARPDTPIDECANRYVANLLACTPELVTSLGRGTADERDYTDYSPDGEAAMADLNRSTLREITALAPHDDVDAVTKAALIDDLERSVEFYDRGEYGDINVIATPLQSVHEIFDNMAQDTAEDWEIILSRLRNVDKALSGWSQSLTARADAGPPLATKQIELAIDQAESIAGADSPLASLALHGAGMFADLGDDLVEAADQARGAYSTLADFLRTNVLPVGVGNEAFGRERYELRIRSSTGATLDLDETYEWGVHELARIVAEQESIARELYGPGVSVTEAMERLNADPAYQIHGSDNLQAWMQEVSDQALSDLHGTHFDIPDPLRALECMIAPSGTGAIYYTGPTDDFSRGGRMWWSVPDGTDVFHTWQEKTTVYHEGVPGHHLQIGMATYMKDSLNDWRRNISWNSGHGEGWALYAEGLMAELGYHNDPADYMGVLDSERLRATRVVLDIGFHLGKPSPAGYEHISPVWNREVAWQFLQDNVAMDRSFLAFELNRYLGWAGQAPSYKVGHRLWKQLRAEAEARPGFNLKDWHMKALQIGSVGLDVMRDALAGPAEA